From the genome of Myripristis murdjan chromosome 22, fMyrMur1.1, whole genome shotgun sequence, one region includes:
- the klc1a gene encoding kinesin light chain 1 isoform X4 — MREDMSTMVCVKEEEDPGEKLSQDEIISRTKQVIQGLEALKQEHHSILEGPLRCLKQEEEGVLVEEKSHIIRKSLEMLELGLSEAQVMMALSGHLSSVESEKQKLRAQVRRLCQENQWLRDELAGTQQKLQKSEQSVAQLEEEKKHLEFMNQLKKYDEDLSPSEEKDSDSSKETLDDLFPDDQDDQAPGIQQPHSSAAAAAQHGGYEIPARLRTLHNLVIQYASQGRYEVAVPLCKQALEDLEKTSGHDHPDVATMLNILALVYRDQNKYKEAANLLNDALAIREKTLGRDHPAACVFALWTSISPHWVKLRWLPPSTTWRCSTGRGGSTRKRSRCARERWRSEKRCWGRTTRMSPSS; from the exons ATGCGTGAGGACATGTCCACCatggtgtgtgtgaaggaggaggaggaccctGGGGAGAAGCTGTCCCAGGATGAGATCATCTCACGGACCAAGCAGGTGATCCAGGGGCTGGAGGCCTTGAAACAGGAGCACCACTCCATCCTGGAGGGCCCGCTGCGCTGCCtcaagcaggaggaggagggcgtcCTGGTGGAGGAGAAGTCCCACATAATCCGCAAGTCCCTGGAGATGCTGGAGCTGGGGCTGAGCGAGGCCCAG GTGATGATGGCGCTGTCGGGCCACCTGAGCTCGGTGGAGTCGGAGAAGCAGAAGCTGCGGGCTCAGGTGCGTCGCCTCTGCCAGGAGAACCAGTGGCTGCGGGACGAGCTGGCCGGGACgcagcagaaactgcagaaGAGCGAGCAGAGCGTCgcccagctggaggaggagaagaagcacCTGGAGTTCATGAACCAGCTGAAGAAGTACGACGAGGACCTCTCGCCCTCT GAGGAGAAGGACTCAGACTCCAGTAAAGAGACTCTGGACGATCTCTTCCCAGATGACCAGGACGATCAAGCCCCAGGCA TCCAGCAGCCTCACAGCAGCGCTGCGGCGGCTGCCCAGCACGGAGGCTATGAGATCCCGGCCCGCCTGAGGACGCTTCACAACCTGGTGATCCAGTACGCGTCGCAGGGCAGGTACGAGGTGGCCGTGCCCCTCTGCAAGCAGGCACTGGAGGACCTGGAGAAGACGTCTGGACACGACCACCCAGATGTGGCCACCATGCTCAACATCCTCGCCCTCGTCTACAG GGATCAGAACAAATACAAGGAGGCAGCCAACCTGCTGAACGATGCTCTGGCCATCAGGGAGAAAACTCTTGGCAGGGACCATCCGGCA GCCTGTGTCTTCGCCCTCTGGACCTCCATCTCTCCCCACTGGGTGAAGCTGAG gtGGCTGCCACCCTCAACAACCTGGCGGTGCTCTACGGGAAGAGGGGGAAGTACAAGGAAGCGGAGCCGCTGTGCAAGAGAGCGCTGGAGATCAGAGAAAAg